The following coding sequences lie in one Synechococcus sp. CC9902 genomic window:
- a CDS encoding sigma-70 family RNA polymerase sigma factor gives MSSSLSAFLGEIGRHQLLTPEQELMLGRKVQAMVAITEPCLIAGGTGPSCEYNDNQRFVIRRGERAKNQMITANLRLVVNLAKRYQGKGLDLLDLIQEGTLGLTRAVEKYDPTRGHRFSTYAYWWIRQGLNRALSTQSRTIRIPVNVNEKLTKLRAAKARIMQRNGLTATGEQLAEFMNVPLTEVEDLLACELRSVTVSLQGIVKSKSDPSELVDILPSDEIPPMERAEIAERSASVWALLSKANLTPKEHKVVTLRFGLDGTNEWRTLAEVARHMNCSREYCRQVVQRALRKLRKTGIQSGLVESTL, from the coding sequence ATGTCGAGCTCCCTCAGTGCCTTCCTCGGTGAAATTGGTCGGCATCAGCTGCTAACTCCCGAGCAAGAACTGATGTTAGGGAGAAAAGTACAAGCAATGGTTGCAATAACCGAACCCTGTCTTATTGCGGGGGGGACGGGACCATCCTGCGAATATAACGACAATCAACGATTTGTTATTCGTCGTGGAGAACGAGCAAAAAATCAAATGATTACTGCCAATCTTCGATTGGTGGTGAATTTAGCAAAGCGTTACCAGGGCAAGGGTCTTGACCTTCTAGATCTCATTCAGGAAGGCACACTTGGACTCACACGGGCCGTAGAAAAGTATGACCCCACTCGAGGACACCGTTTTTCGACGTACGCCTATTGGTGGATACGGCAAGGGCTTAATCGTGCCCTATCGACACAAAGTCGAACAATCCGAATCCCCGTCAATGTGAACGAAAAATTGACAAAGCTCAGGGCAGCGAAGGCACGGATCATGCAACGCAATGGGCTTACCGCGACGGGGGAACAGTTGGCTGAATTTATGAATGTTCCCCTAACCGAAGTGGAAGATCTACTGGCCTGTGAATTACGCAGTGTCACCGTCAGTCTTCAAGGAATCGTGAAGTCAAAGTCGGACCCCTCAGAACTCGTGGATATCTTGCCCAGCGACGAGATCCCCCCCATGGAGCGGGCCGAAATTGCTGAGCGTTCGGCATCCGTTTGGGCCCTCCTCAGCAAAGCCAACCTCACACCGAAGGAGCACAAAGTGGTGACACTCCGCTTCGGACTCGACGGCACCAATGAATGGCGGACGTTGGCAGAGGTCGCTCGCCACATGAACTGCTCGCGGGAATACTGCCGTCAAGTTGTGCAGAGGGCACTTCGTAAACTGCGCAAGACAGGGATTCAGAGCGGCTTAGTCGAATCCACACTCTGA
- a CDS encoding DUF2214 family protein, whose translation MHLAVALTTDVAKSAGVAYVHYLSFMLCFAALVVERRLIKANPDRREATAMVITDIVYGIAALALLVSGILRVIHFGQGTEFYTQNPLFWWKVGLYLSVGGLSLYPTVTYILWAIPLRKGELPKVSEALATRLGWIINIELVGFASIPFLATLMARGVGLPAG comes from the coding sequence ATGCACCTGGCGGTCGCCCTCACCACCGACGTCGCCAAGAGCGCCGGCGTTGCGTACGTTCACTACCTCAGCTTCATGTTGTGCTTCGCCGCGTTGGTGGTGGAGCGTCGCTTGATCAAAGCCAATCCAGATCGTCGAGAAGCCACCGCGATGGTGATTACCGACATTGTTTATGGCATCGCTGCTTTGGCCCTGCTGGTGAGCGGCATTCTCCGGGTCATTCACTTCGGCCAAGGAACTGAGTTTTATACCCAAAACCCCTTGTTCTGGTGGAAGGTTGGCCTGTACCTCTCAGTCGGAGGGTTGTCTCTCTACCCAACGGTGACCTACATCCTGTGGGCAATTCCCTTGAGGAAGGGGGAGCTGCCCAAGGTGAGCGAAGCATTAGCCACTCGCCTCGGCTGGATCATCAATATTGAGTTGGTCGGTTTTGCCAGCATTCCCTTCCTGGCAACCTTGATGGCCCGTGGAGTGGGCTTGCCAGCGGGTTGA
- a CDS encoding matrixin family metalloprotease, with protein MPLDPCPPVEAMQVLEVSLDRSSATSAPGYGSVLATTSLGPPVLQRWCVWLEPADHQPPDRWEQRWTLALESALSVWEEVLPITRVKSPAQAHIQIFQQRPPRRRIGSKWRASNGRSRLQVVEVQRRGQWRLEPHVDVLVSPELRASGIEATAVHELGHAFGIWGHSPQPDDVMAVHQNQTPVLNLSERDQVTLNWLYQKETNFGQLIQTSPK; from the coding sequence ATGCCGCTTGATCCATGCCCGCCCGTTGAAGCGATGCAAGTGTTGGAGGTGAGCTTGGACCGCTCATCTGCGACATCGGCTCCTGGATACGGCTCTGTCCTGGCCACAACTTCCTTGGGTCCACCAGTGCTTCAGCGCTGGTGTGTGTGGCTCGAGCCCGCTGATCATCAGCCACCCGATCGATGGGAACAGCGTTGGACCCTTGCCCTTGAATCGGCCCTTTCTGTTTGGGAGGAGGTGTTGCCAATCACTCGGGTGAAGTCGCCGGCCCAAGCTCATATTCAAATCTTCCAGCAACGCCCTCCGCGCCGGCGCATTGGCTCCAAATGGCGAGCCAGTAATGGCCGGAGTCGTCTTCAGGTCGTAGAGGTTCAGCGTCGGGGTCAGTGGCGACTCGAACCTCACGTGGATGTGTTGGTCTCTCCAGAGTTGAGAGCCTCAGGGATAGAAGCCACCGCTGTTCATGAACTTGGTCACGCCTTTGGGATATGGGGTCATAGCCCGCAACCTGATGATGTGATGGCAGTTCACCAGAATCAAACACCTGTGTTGAATCTCAGCGAGCGCGATCAAGTTACGTTGAATTGGTTGTATCAAAAGGAAACTAATTTCGGCCAATTAATTCAAACAAGCCCGAAATAA
- a CDS encoding L,D-transpeptidase, with protein sequence MAAGRALAMTALVVGLSGCGLLSGDDGTSKAMDQTDAIRIVLNADQPDLSKGVLYDAQAPLHFNVGFGRHGIACAGSTFQEGITPLGTFKVNAILSSTKFEMDPSLVTKSGKSEVELRQNLFRDMNAIDFKGDGETGEYGAGYISLAPVENTDQPFRFNTYDGKFRWYSFAIHGTNDDSRVGKAVTGGCINVNQAALKTLLNTVELGDEVVISSDSPCLS encoded by the coding sequence ATGGCTGCTGGTCGTGCTCTGGCTATGACGGCTTTGGTCGTGGGCCTATCTGGCTGTGGCCTGCTCTCAGGGGACGATGGAACGAGCAAGGCGATGGATCAAACCGATGCAATTCGGATTGTTCTCAATGCTGACCAACCTGATTTGAGTAAAGGTGTGCTCTACGACGCCCAGGCCCCCCTCCATTTCAACGTCGGCTTTGGTCGCCATGGCATCGCATGTGCCGGGAGCACATTTCAGGAAGGAATCACGCCGCTGGGGACGTTCAAGGTGAATGCGATTCTCAGCTCCACCAAGTTTGAGATGGATCCATCGCTGGTGACGAAGTCTGGAAAAAGTGAGGTCGAGTTACGCCAAAACTTGTTCCGCGATATGAATGCCATTGATTTCAAAGGTGATGGTGAAACCGGTGAGTACGGCGCGGGCTACATCAGCCTTGCGCCCGTAGAGAACACCGACCAACCGTTTCGTTTCAACACTTACGACGGAAAGTTTCGCTGGTACAGCTTTGCTATCCATGGCACCAACGACGACAGTCGTGTTGGGAAGGCGGTGACCGGTGGCTGTATCAATGTGAATCAAGCCGCTCTGAAAACGCTTCTGAATACGGTGGAGCTTGGCGACGAGGTGGTGATTAGCTCGGATTCTCCTTGCCTGAGTTAA
- the hisIE gene encoding bifunctional phosphoribosyl-AMP cyclohydrolase/phosphoribosyl-ATP diphosphatase HisIE gives MQPLSPAFINQLRFNEAGLIPAIAQDWLDGAVLMVAWMNQDAIEHTLQTGEVHYWSRSRQELWHKGATSGHTQTLRGLRYDCDADVLLLTIEQTGDIACHTGARSCFYEETDQRSNGGTQALPPPGDACTELFRTIEDRQHHPEAGSYTNKLLEGGDNRILKKVGEESAEFVMACKDDNAEEIAGEAADIIFHLQVAMAHHGVPWRDVQKVLAARRGAPRRP, from the coding sequence ATGCAGCCCCTCAGTCCAGCATTCATCAATCAACTCCGTTTTAACGAAGCCGGGTTAATTCCAGCCATTGCTCAGGATTGGCTCGATGGAGCGGTACTGATGGTGGCGTGGATGAATCAAGACGCGATCGAACACACTCTCCAGACCGGTGAAGTGCATTACTGGAGCCGATCCCGCCAGGAGCTTTGGCACAAGGGTGCCACCAGCGGCCATACCCAAACCTTGCGGGGTCTGCGCTACGACTGCGATGCCGACGTTTTGCTGCTCACGATTGAGCAGACCGGAGACATTGCTTGCCATACCGGTGCTCGCAGCTGTTTCTATGAGGAAACGGATCAACGCAGCAACGGTGGGACGCAGGCCTTACCCCCGCCGGGCGATGCCTGCACCGAATTGTTCAGGACGATTGAGGATCGCCAACACCATCCGGAAGCAGGCAGTTACACCAACAAACTGCTTGAAGGCGGTGACAACCGAATTCTCAAAAAAGTCGGCGAAGAAAGCGCCGAGTTCGTCATGGCCTGCAAAGACGACAACGCCGAAGAGATTGCTGGCGAAGCCGCTGACATCATTTTTCATTTGCAGGTCGCCATGGCCCATCACGGTGTGCCGTGGCGCGACGTGCAGAAAGTGTTGGCTGCACGTCGCGGTGCGCCTCGGCGCCCTTAA